One genomic segment of Brachyhypopomus gauderio isolate BG-103 chromosome 19, BGAUD_0.2, whole genome shotgun sequence includes these proteins:
- the itm2ca gene encoding integral membrane protein 2Ca → MVKISFKTLAGQKTSEDESDGDKTQIYIQHPHLREELVLRGGRSGSSLSGLCCLTTALLICTCSLIYASVYIYRYYIIPQAPDQSEFHCHVTYENAVNVPQRGAEELEENVGIYLQENYEQINVPVARFSNADPATIIHDFNRGLTAYHDTALDKCYITELNTTIVMPPRNLWELLINVKLRTKHKGISLPQTYIIQEEMIVTGKIPNTQQLGVFIHRLCNGKDTYQLTRRITRRRIFKREAQNCHPIRHFENTFVVETVICDSP, encoded by the exons ATGGTAAAGATCAGCTTTAAGACCTTAGCAGGACAGAAAACCAGCGAGGACGAGAGTGATGGCGATAAGACGCAAATATATATCCAACACCCACAC CTGCGAGAAGAGTTGGTCCTGCGTGGAGGACGAAGCGGGTCATCTCTGAGTGGACTCTGCTGTCTGACCACTGCCCTGTTAATATGCACATGCAGTCTCATCTACGCCTCCGTCTACATCTATCGCTACTACATCATCCCGCAG GCTCCCGACCAGAGTGAGTTCCACTGTCACGTGACGTATGAGAATGCTGTAAATGTGCCTCAGCGAGGAGCAGAGGAGCTTGAGGAGAACGTGGGCATCTACCTGCAGGAGAACTACGAGCAGATCAACGTTCCAGTGGCCAGGTTCAGCAATGCTGACCCTGCCACCATCATCCACGACTTTAACAGG gggctGACGGCCTACCATGATACTGCTCTGGACAAGTGTTACATCACTGAACTGAACACTACTATTGTGATGCCTCCACGAAACCTCTGGGAACTGCTCATCAATGTCAAGCTAAGAACCAAACAT aagGGAATCTCTCTTCCACAGACATATATCATTCAGGAGGAGATGATTGTGACTGGTAAGATTCCCAACACCCAACAGCTTGGCGTGTTTATCCACAGACTGTGTAACGGCAAAGATACTTACCAGCTCACACGTCGCATCACACGCCGAC GTATCTTCAAACGCGAAGCCCAGAACTGCCATCCTATTCGACACTTTGAGAATACCTTCGTGGTGGAAAcagtgatatgtgattcaccaTAG